A genomic segment from Drosophila miranda strain MSH22 chromosome 3, D.miranda_PacBio2.1, whole genome shotgun sequence encodes:
- the LOC117188501 gene encoding uncharacterized protein LOC117188501 — protein MRAIFNSRFLQFTIGLMGIIVSSATMGIPYTLQTKVLAIVRALELTASGLLIFGLVKKRDLHKSKIMMVWLICTLLFVAGLFYNMFEGFWMFHRISVATSIIVTASLLGAAAVLSGMMYVVYSGYERLVDGTDEQILTA, from the exons ATGAGAGCCATATTTAATTCGCGATTTTTACAATTTACCATCGGTCTGATGGGAATCATTGTGTCCTCGGCGACAATGGGAATTCCCTACACGC TTCAGACCAAGGTACTGGCCATTGTACGGGCCCTGGAGCTGACGGCCTCGGGATTACTCATCTTTGGGCTGGTGAAGAAGCGGGATCTGCAcaagtcgaagatcatgatgGTCTGGTTGATCTGTACCCTATTGTTTGTCGCCGGCCTTTTCTACAACATGTTTGAGGGCTTTTGGATGTTCCACAGAATAAGTGTCGCCACATCGATCATAGTTACCGCCTCGCTATTGGGTGCGGCAG CTGTGCTGTCTGGCATGATGTACGTGGTGTACAGTGGCTACGAGAGACTGGTGGATGGCACTGACGAGCAGATACTTACAGCCTGA